A genomic segment from uncultured Desulfuromonas sp. encodes:
- a CDS encoding biotin/lipoyl-containing protein, which yields MAYNIENYLNNPLIHRDRRLSQSPSAWVRSFSCEELKPLIVCRGPIRKEAMDVYDEMGITHYGILLSEKDSIVYPNALSPELRKLTDNSRVHRVPDYSGASKEERVERIGQIISIAKDNGYDAIFAGYGFMAEDDEFVAAIEDAGLNFIGPCSGTQRAAGKKDEAKRTALQVNVSVTPGIDNVTARTLVKNYPTRDSLISLAQSKELSCDAAVLADESLSLEALADQILFASYDKGLDLFSVEELCAQVQAECAEMFKNYPGARIRLKAIGGGGGKGQRILGASLLMTKNPTQEQIDAAAADAPGLVREILSEVKANGVGDNKNVLIELNIEQTRHNEIQLLGNGKWCIALGGRDCSLQMHEQKLLEISVTQEALLTEIDKAKGASLDAQAKALESDLTVLKRMEEESERFGQAVGLDSASTFECIVDGERHYFMEVNTRIQVEHRVTELVYSLKFTNPDDENDFFVVESLVEAMALLALHKDRLPRPERMPRFGAAAEARLNATDHSLSPAAGGMIHYWSAPIGGEIRDDQGICLANPDTGHFMKYKVAGAYDSNLALLLTKGQDRQESYNHLSRVLRSTTLRGEDLATNLEFHDGLVNWFLANNVMAKPTTRFVVPYLTMVGKLKEEANKVDVVYAFIKMKKHFVQMYGEDPEVAKAVSEALDRKGTLLTRPMERLLKDPHLLSGWLSWNKKNFLFENGKVVWKRNPLGVLCETYEYLHMAWDPKKPAAEVIWSHDHELLDNALTFYRELRTKLGLGIEQFVELNQIIQKDEPQLGYDAETWKQIQSAHFGFEIGNELLGLLFMIAEKTGFYELRVEDNLEVVIPEYLHDPELQAAMKKVLVPPPATKEDEIVTPGGGMYYAQEAPGMPPFVTKGMHFEKGQPLFILEVMKMFNKIPAPFSGTIDEILIEGGDGTIVSKGQPIFKVTPDEKFVEVDPKAFERLRQETTSEFLSTVL from the coding sequence ATGGCCTATAATATTGAGAACTATCTGAACAATCCTTTGATTCACCGTGACCGTCGATTGAGCCAGTCGCCTTCGGCTTGGGTACGGTCGTTTTCCTGTGAAGAGCTCAAGCCTCTCATTGTCTGCCGCGGTCCAATCCGTAAAGAGGCAATGGATGTCTACGATGAGATGGGAATCACCCATTATGGCATTTTGTTGTCGGAGAAAGACTCGATTGTCTATCCGAATGCGCTGTCTCCTGAATTGCGTAAGCTGACGGATAACAGCCGTGTGCACCGGGTGCCCGATTATTCTGGAGCCTCCAAAGAGGAGCGTGTTGAGCGGATCGGTCAGATCATCAGCATTGCCAAAGATAATGGCTATGATGCAATTTTTGCCGGCTACGGATTCATGGCCGAGGATGATGAGTTTGTGGCCGCCATTGAGGATGCCGGTCTGAATTTTATCGGCCCTTGCTCCGGGACGCAACGCGCCGCTGGTAAAAAGGACGAAGCGAAACGGACGGCATTGCAGGTCAATGTTTCAGTAACCCCAGGTATCGACAATGTCACGGCACGCACTCTGGTAAAAAATTATCCGACTCGTGACAGCCTGATTTCGCTGGCACAGTCCAAAGAGCTGTCCTGTGATGCGGCAGTGCTGGCTGATGAGAGTTTGTCTCTGGAAGCACTGGCAGACCAGATTCTGTTTGCCTCCTATGATAAAGGTCTTGACCTGTTCAGCGTTGAAGAGCTGTGTGCACAGGTCCAGGCCGAATGTGCCGAGATGTTCAAAAATTATCCTGGTGCCCGCATTCGCCTCAAAGCCATCGGTGGCGGCGGCGGTAAAGGTCAGCGTATTCTCGGTGCGTCATTGCTGATGACCAAGAATCCGACTCAAGAGCAAATTGATGCCGCTGCGGCGGATGCTCCCGGCTTGGTGCGTGAAATCCTCAGTGAGGTTAAAGCCAATGGTGTCGGCGACAACAAGAACGTTTTGATCGAGCTGAACATTGAGCAAACCCGCCATAATGAAATTCAATTGCTTGGCAACGGCAAGTGGTGTATTGCCCTGGGGGGACGTGATTGCTCATTGCAGATGCATGAGCAGAAGCTTTTGGAGATATCCGTAACTCAGGAAGCCCTGTTGACTGAGATCGACAAAGCCAAAGGCGCGTCATTGGATGCACAGGCAAAAGCTCTCGAATCCGACCTGACGGTCCTCAAGCGGATGGAAGAGGAGTCGGAGCGCTTTGGACAGGCTGTCGGTCTTGATTCGGCATCGACGTTTGAATGCATTGTCGATGGAGAGCGCCATTATTTTATGGAAGTCAACACCCGGATCCAGGTTGAGCACCGGGTTACCGAACTGGTCTATAGCCTCAAGTTCACCAATCCTGACGATGAAAACGATTTCTTCGTTGTTGAGTCACTGGTTGAGGCGATGGCTCTGCTGGCCCTGCATAAGGACCGTCTGCCGCGTCCTGAGCGGATGCCCCGTTTTGGTGCTGCCGCTGAGGCGCGTCTTAATGCGACCGATCACTCCTTGTCTCCGGCTGCTGGTGGCATGATCCATTACTGGTCGGCTCCCATTGGTGGTGAAATTCGTGATGATCAAGGCATCTGCCTGGCGAACCCCGACACCGGCCACTTCATGAAATATAAAGTTGCTGGTGCCTATGATTCCAACCTCGCCCTGCTTTTGACCAAAGGGCAAGATCGGCAAGAGAGTTACAACCATTTGTCCCGCGTACTGCGCAGCACTACCTTGCGTGGCGAGGATCTTGCAACCAACCTCGAATTCCATGATGGACTGGTGAACTGGTTTCTGGCCAACAATGTCATGGCAAAACCGACGACCCGCTTTGTTGTCCCATACCTGACCATGGTTGGTAAACTTAAGGAAGAGGCCAACAAAGTTGATGTCGTTTATGCTTTTATCAAGATGAAAAAGCATTTTGTTCAGATGTACGGCGAAGATCCGGAAGTTGCCAAAGCAGTTTCTGAGGCGTTGGACCGCAAGGGAACTCTGCTGACTCGCCCTATGGAGCGTCTGCTGAAAGATCCTCATCTGCTGTCAGGCTGGTTGAGTTGGAATAAAAAGAACTTCCTGTTTGAAAACGGCAAAGTGGTTTGGAAGCGTAATCCGCTGGGTGTTTTGTGTGAAACTTATGAATATCTGCATATGGCCTGGGATCCCAAAAAACCGGCTGCAGAGGTGATCTGGTCTCATGATCATGAACTGCTCGATAACGCGTTGACGTTCTATCGCGAGTTGCGTACCAAGCTCGGACTGGGTATTGAGCAGTTTGTTGAACTCAACCAGATCATTCAGAAAGATGAGCCACAGCTGGGTTACGATGCGGAGACCTGGAAGCAGATTCAGTCTGCCCATTTCGGTTTCGAAATTGGTAATGAGTTGCTGGGTCTTCTGTTTATGATTGCTGAGAAAACTGGTTTCTATGAGCTGCGCGTTGAGGACAATCTCGAGGTCGTGATTCCTGAATATTTGCATGATCCCGAACTGCAGGCAGCGATGAAGAAGGTTTTGGTCCCGCCGCCGGCAACCAAGGAAGATGAAATCGTCACTCCGGGAGGTGGTATGTACTATGCTCAGGAAGCTCCGGGAATGCCACCTTTTGTCACCAAGGGGATGCACTTCGAAAAAGGTCAGCCGCTGTTTATTCTCGAAGTTATGAAGATGTTTAATAAAATTCCGGCACCGTTCTCGGGCACCATTGATGAAATTCTTATCGAAGGTGGGGATGGAACCATCGTGTCCAAAGGTCAGCCGATCTTCAAGGTGACTCCGGATGAAAAATTTGTTGAGGTGGATCCGAAGGCGTTTGAGCGACTTCGTCAGGAAACAACATCGGAATTCTTGTCTACGGTTCTGTAG
- a CDS encoding carboxyl transferase domain-containing protein, translated as MSNKVCKPTLKNPLAPQENVEFTIPGEIAGQKGGYEEVMKEGHDLIQRPIKSVAVSQIEKQHFKKRMTVWERIKVLSEDEPNILFQNWGKNLDGASLVTGILNIGGRDVAVYGHDFTVRAGSIDATNGSKLAKLFNMAGEKGIPVIGMNDSAGAFVPAGVGGLDGYAEAFTALRNISGVVPSIMCMFGFNAGGGSYLPRQGSFVIQPEDTFFGLTGPGVVKSVLGEDVSPDDLGGPKVHRATGVADLTVSDETAALRLAKMLLSYIPDNNSVMAPFLQTSDPLNRKTWEINTLLKKAFNSPTGFNTPVDVSIIIQQICDHGDYFELQPKRAREVVTAFGRLGGNVVGFCANNSAVASGQIDCDSALKIARFVRFCNIYNIPIIFIEDTTGFLPGRDQESRGIVQAGRSMLDSIVDVRTPRILLILRNAYGGAYASYNNYPTGADLVLALPTTRLAVMGPAGKEFVYKDELRKIRGAVKGMIAQGTNDRIAAGMDGDDAKKDAEREVAEWLKVEETKLNTRYEKELMNPKEGLSLGSISSIVMPTDLREVLAKNMNFFLRHYKPGPMQSIQREFH; from the coding sequence ATGTCAAACAAGGTGTGCAAACCAACGCTGAAGAATCCTCTCGCCCCGCAGGAGAATGTCGAATTCACCATCCCCGGTGAGATTGCCGGGCAGAAGGGTGGTTACGAAGAGGTCATGAAGGAGGGTCATGACCTGATCCAACGCCCAATCAAATCGGTTGCCGTTAGCCAGATTGAAAAACAGCACTTCAAGAAACGGATGACTGTCTGGGAGCGGATCAAGGTTTTGTCCGAAGATGAGCCGAATATCCTGTTTCAAAACTGGGGTAAAAATCTCGACGGTGCTTCTCTGGTGACCGGTATTCTTAATATTGGTGGTCGTGACGTTGCTGTTTATGGTCATGACTTTACTGTCCGTGCCGGTTCCATTGACGCGACGAACGGCAGTAAACTGGCTAAATTGTTCAATATGGCCGGTGAAAAAGGGATTCCTGTTATCGGTATGAACGACTCCGCCGGTGCGTTTGTTCCCGCCGGTGTTGGTGGCCTTGATGGCTATGCCGAAGCATTTACTGCGCTGCGCAATATCAGTGGTGTGGTGCCGAGCATTATGTGCATGTTCGGTTTCAATGCCGGTGGAGGTAGTTACCTGCCCCGCCAGGGCAGCTTTGTGATTCAGCCGGAAGATACTTTCTTTGGTCTGACAGGTCCGGGTGTTGTTAAATCGGTTCTCGGTGAAGATGTCTCTCCCGATGATCTGGGCGGACCCAAGGTGCACCGTGCGACCGGTGTTGCCGACCTGACGGTCAGTGATGAAACCGCGGCACTGCGTTTGGCCAAAATGCTGCTCAGCTATATTCCGGACAATAACAGTGTCATGGCGCCGTTCCTGCAGACCAGTGATCCCCTCAATCGTAAGACCTGGGAAATCAATACGCTGCTGAAAAAAGCGTTTAACTCACCGACCGGGTTCAATACGCCGGTGGATGTTTCGATTATCATCCAGCAAATCTGTGACCACGGCGATTATTTCGAGCTACAACCGAAACGTGCCCGTGAAGTGGTCACCGCTTTTGGTCGTCTCGGCGGCAACGTGGTTGGGTTCTGTGCCAACAATAGTGCGGTGGCTTCCGGTCAGATTGATTGTGACTCCGCTCTGAAGATCGCGCGTTTTGTCCGTTTCTGTAATATCTACAATATTCCCATTATTTTCATCGAAGACACTACTGGCTTTCTGCCTGGGCGCGATCAAGAATCTCGCGGTATTGTACAGGCGGGGCGCTCCATGCTCGATTCCATCGTTGATGTGCGCACGCCGCGCATTCTTCTGATTCTGCGTAACGCCTACGGCGGAGCCTATGCGTCGTACAACAACTATCCTACCGGGGCTGACCTGGTTCTGGCACTGCCGACCACACGTCTGGCCGTTATGGGTCCCGCGGGTAAAGAGTTTGTCTACAAAGATGAGCTGCGTAAAATCCGTGGTGCCGTTAAGGGGATGATTGCTCAGGGCACCAATGATCGTATTGCCGCCGGCATGGACGGTGACGATGCCAAAAAGGATGCCGAACGCGAAGTGGCCGAATGGCTGAAAGTAGAAGAGACGAAACTCAATACCCGCTACGAAAAAGAGCTGATGAACCCGAAAGAGGGTCTGTCGCTGGGCTCCATCTCGTCGATTGTCATGCCGACGGATCTGCGCGAAGTTCTGGCTAAAAACATGAACTTCTTCCTGCGTCATTACAAGCCCGGTCCCATGCAGTCGATTCAGCGTGAGTTCCATTAA
- a CDS encoding XRE family transcriptional regulator, producing MEYNIGAKIKELRKARKLTLQAVATETGFSPALISQIENNNVSPPIATLSKLARFFDVKISHFFEEEEEVRRYEVVRTADRRVVSRVISKAGKGHGYTYEALSVHKLNKKMEPFIVTVSERSDDETMYNHDGEEFLLILSGTAEVLLDDERIKLNAGDAVYFDSSMRHRLLSYDGEEVQVLAIVTR from the coding sequence TTGGAATACAATATCGGGGCAAAAATCAAGGAGCTGCGAAAAGCACGAAAGCTGACCTTGCAGGCCGTAGCGACGGAAACCGGCTTTTCTCCGGCACTGATTTCTCAAATTGAGAACAATAATGTCTCCCCGCCCATTGCTACATTATCCAAGCTGGCTCGTTTTTTTGATGTCAAGATCAGCCACTTCTTTGAAGAAGAGGAAGAAGTTCGTCGATACGAGGTCGTAAGGACTGCGGATCGCCGCGTGGTCAGCCGAGTGATTTCCAAGGCTGGTAAAGGACATGGCTATACCTATGAAGCTCTGTCTGTCCACAAGCTGAATAAGAAAATGGAACCGTTTATTGTCACTGTGTCGGAGCGCAGTGATGATGAAACCATGTACAACCATGATGGCGAAGAGTTTTTGCTTATTTTGAGCGGTACAGCGGAAGTTTTGCTGGATGATGAGCGGATTAAACTCAATGCGGGAGATGCGGTATATTTTGATTCATCCATGCGTCACCGCCTGCTGTCTTACGATGGCGAGGAGGTTCAGGTTCTGGCCATTGTTACACGTTGA
- the cobO gene encoding cob(I)yrinic acid a,c-diamide adenosyltransferase: MAKQFKKGLVQIYTGNGKGKTTAALGLAFRAVGRGLRVHIMHFMKFDPDYGEMVSAEKMGANWSVEQVGRRGFVSFTDPAQEDIDLAQAAFSRALELAQSGDYDLLILDELVNALAFRLLRLDQVLQLITSRAETTELVLTGRNAPQELIDAADLVTEMKDIKHYYDAGQPARIGIES; encoded by the coding sequence ATGGCCAAACAGTTCAAAAAAGGGCTGGTACAGATCTACACCGGCAACGGCAAAGGAAAAACGACTGCCGCTTTAGGTTTGGCCTTTCGCGCCGTTGGCCGGGGCCTTCGGGTTCATATCATGCACTTCATGAAATTTGATCCCGACTACGGTGAAATGGTCAGCGCTGAAAAAATGGGAGCCAACTGGAGTGTCGAGCAGGTGGGGCGGCGCGGCTTTGTCTCTTTCACTGATCCCGCCCAGGAAGACATCGATCTGGCTCAAGCGGCTTTTTCACGGGCGCTTGAACTCGCCCAAAGTGGTGATTACGATCTGCTGATTCTTGATGAACTGGTCAATGCGCTGGCGTTTCGCTTGCTGCGCCTCGACCAGGTTTTGCAGCTCATCACCAGTCGCGCGGAGACCACTGAACTGGTTCTGACTGGACGCAATGCCCCACAAGAGCTTATTGACGCAGCAGATCTTGTTACTGAAATGAAAGACATCAAACATTATTACGACGCCGGGCAACCCGCCCGCATCGGTATAGAATCATGA